In Porphyromonas cangingivalis, a genomic segment contains:
- a CDS encoding hotdog domain-containing protein, whose protein sequence is MIRLRMSSADAHYGGNLVDGAKMLQLFGDVATELLIAQDGDEGLFVAYDNVEFLNPVFAGDYIEATGEITKVGNTSRKMVFEAKKVIRPRTDISASAADVLEEPIVVCRASGTCVVPKECQRK, encoded by the coding sequence ATGATTAGACTACGTATGAGCTCGGCTGATGCTCATTACGGTGGTAACTTGGTCGATGGTGCCAAGATGCTTCAGCTTTTTGGTGATGTTGCGACCGAACTCCTTATCGCCCAGGATGGTGACGAAGGTCTCTTCGTGGCTTATGACAATGTCGAGTTTCTCAACCCTGTATTCGCCGGCGATTACATCGAAGCGACAGGTGAGATCACCAAGGTCGGCAACACTTCTCGCAAGATGGTCTTCGAAGCGAAGAAGGTCATCCGCCCTCGTACAGACATTTCCGCTTCGGCTGCCGATGTCCTCGAAGAGCCTATCGTCGTGTGCCGTGCAAGCGGTACTTGTGTCGTGCCAAAAGAATGCCAACGCAAATAA
- a CDS encoding 3-keto-5-aminohexanoate cleavage protein yields the protein MEKLIITAAICGAEVTKEQNPAVPYTVEEIVREAKSAYDAGAAVVHIHVREDDGTPTQSKERFKECIDAILKEIPDVILIPSTGGAVGMTAEERLQPTELFPEMATLDCGTCNFGDEVFENTMPMMRAFGKRMIENNIKPEYECFEMGHLDTIVRMAKKGEVPGAPMQFNFVLGVPGCTPATVENLAWLVRNIPEGSTWTATGIGRSEFTLGAAAIVMGGHVRVGFEDNLYISKGVLAKSNGELVEKVVRIAKELGREIATPAEARRILGLPAKQ from the coding sequence ATGGAAAAGCTAATCATCACTGCCGCTATCTGCGGCGCAGAGGTCACCAAGGAACAAAACCCTGCTGTCCCCTACACCGTAGAAGAGATCGTACGTGAAGCGAAAAGCGCATACGATGCCGGTGCAGCCGTGGTACACATCCACGTGCGCGAGGACGACGGGACGCCCACACAGAGCAAAGAACGCTTCAAAGAGTGTATCGATGCGATACTCAAGGAGATACCCGATGTCATCCTCATCCCATCTACAGGTGGTGCAGTGGGTATGACTGCAGAGGAGCGACTCCAGCCTACCGAGCTGTTCCCCGAAATGGCGACACTCGACTGTGGTACTTGTAACTTCGGCGACGAGGTGTTTGAGAACACCATGCCTATGATGCGAGCCTTCGGAAAGAGGATGATAGAGAACAACATCAAGCCCGAATATGAGTGCTTCGAGATGGGACACCTCGACACCATCGTCCGCATGGCAAAGAAGGGCGAAGTCCCCGGTGCACCGATGCAGTTCAACTTCGTACTCGGCGTCCCCGGATGTACTCCTGCGACGGTAGAGAACCTCGCTTGGCTCGTGCGCAACATCCCCGAAGGCTCTACATGGACAGCGACAGGTATAGGTCGTAGCGAATTTACCCTCGGTGCCGCAGCAATCGTCATGGGTGGTCATGTCCGTGTCGGATTCGAGGACAACCTATACATCTCAAAGGGTGTACTTGCAAAGTCCAATGGCGAACTCGTAGAAAAGGTCGTACGCATTGCCAAAGAACTTGGTAGAGAGATCGCGACACCTGCGGAAGCTCGTCGCATCCTCGGCCTTCCAGCCAAGCAGTAA